From the genome of Halomonas sp. I5-271120, one region includes:
- a CDS encoding efflux RND transporter periplasmic adaptor subunit codes for MSAPPASPSHPPRRPWLARLSAIAILALAVAVAGYWLTHRPQAPKRAPAERPVPRVEVMTVGHQAEAPVLNAHGRVLAARETTLSTSINGRLEAFAPQVEPGRRVAKGQWLARLERTDYELALREAEASLASAESDLASEQGEQIRAAAEYRTFGRDLPPARRALVLREPQLKAAKAAVETARAQRDRAQTDLARTEVTAPFDAVIQEKLVGEGAGLGAYADILSLVGIERFWVRLNLPQEALTWLDTHTADGHGSRVELDSPAWPDGQIREGEVWSVLPSLEESGLMTQVMVAVDDPLALEHEGAPALRLGDLLEARLYPAQTRQLIRIPVSALRGNRRVWLLDENNHLRMRDVELAHRGDEVALIESGLNDGERVILGNLANAEAGMALKARDSEMAESTDSPSGDAAATPHQEGNA; via the coding sequence ATGTCTGCCCCTCCTGCCTCACCATCTCATCCTCCTCGCCGCCCATGGCTGGCGCGGCTGTCTGCTATCGCGATACTGGCGCTCGCCGTCGCCGTGGCTGGCTACTGGCTGACGCATCGGCCCCAGGCGCCCAAACGCGCGCCAGCCGAACGCCCTGTGCCGCGCGTCGAGGTGATGACGGTCGGGCACCAGGCCGAGGCACCGGTGCTGAACGCCCATGGCCGCGTGCTGGCCGCCCGGGAAACGACCCTGTCGACCTCGATCAACGGCCGCCTGGAGGCCTTCGCTCCGCAGGTCGAACCGGGCCGCCGGGTCGCCAAGGGGCAGTGGCTGGCAAGGCTCGAGCGCACCGACTACGAACTGGCCCTGCGCGAGGCAGAGGCGTCGCTTGCCAGCGCCGAATCGGATCTTGCCTCCGAGCAGGGCGAGCAGATCCGCGCCGCCGCCGAGTACAGGACCTTTGGCCGCGACCTTCCCCCGGCCAGGCGAGCCTTGGTGCTGCGCGAGCCCCAGCTCAAGGCGGCCAAGGCCGCTGTGGAAACCGCTCGCGCCCAGCGCGACCGCGCTCAGACCGACCTGGCACGCACTGAGGTTACCGCCCCTTTCGATGCCGTGATTCAGGAGAAGCTGGTCGGCGAAGGGGCCGGGCTTGGCGCCTATGCCGACATCCTCAGCCTGGTCGGCATCGAGCGCTTCTGGGTGCGCCTCAACCTGCCTCAGGAGGCGCTGACCTGGCTTGACACTCACACTGCCGACGGCCACGGCAGCCGCGTGGAGCTCGACAGCCCCGCCTGGCCCGACGGCCAGATCCGTGAGGGCGAAGTGTGGAGTGTGCTGCCGAGCCTCGAGGAAAGCGGCCTGATGACCCAAGTGATGGTGGCGGTGGATGATCCGTTGGCACTCGAACATGAAGGCGCCCCGGCGCTGCGCCTGGGTGACCTGCTGGAAGCACGGCTGTATCCCGCGCAGACCCGCCAACTGATCCGCATACCGGTCTCGGCGCTGCGCGGCAACCGCAGGGTCTGGCTGCTCGATGAAAACAACCACCTGAGAATGCGTGATGTCGAACTCGCCCATCGAGGCGACGAAGTCGCGCTGATCGAGTCGGGCCTGAACGACGGCGAGCGTGTGATACTGGGCAACCTGGCCAATGCTGAGGCCGGCATGGCGTTGAAGGCCCGTGACAGCGAGATGGCCGAATCCACAGACAGCCCCTCCGGCGACGCAGCAGCAACACCCCACCAGGAGGGCAACGCATGA
- a CDS encoding efflux RND transporter permease subunit: MSQPPDHRRIRGPIAWMRDHGVAANLLMLCLILGGLWSSTLITKEVFPRFTLENVNVSVSYPGATPEEVEQSLLLAMESAVQDVEGTDKITATAREGSGSLSIELQDGIETMRAYQDIQQAIDGLTTLPDAAEAPRYSLSGHSRSVIELMLHGDTDALTLRDVGERLRSELLSGDGITKVELSGIRDRQVQVTLDQTALRRYGLDHGDLATRIGNEALNLAGGSLDTRDGEYMVRYEARREGAADFARLPVLSTQDGSVIRLGDIATIKDGFADSDSDSEVLYDGQPAIGLDIYQVGDQTPTELSAVTRELLPALRASLPEGLSLSVADDDSEIYQDRLELLLKNAWLGLALVLVLLGLFLEARLAFWVTLGIPTAFLGSLLFLPLMDVSINMISMFAFIIALGIVVDDAIIVGENIHAHRERGASPREAAILGAREIAVPLAFAILSNIVAFLPLLFLPGFLGLIFGIIPMVVICIFALSWIEAVFILPAHLSHASRAPNRLLAPLDRLRRRVQGGLDRFTQGPFRSLLERSLDYRGLTVALAMAMLVLALGWLGSGRLGFTLMPRVESHQAGVTANLPAGSPIADDRALRNQLLAALKRVEQRDDGPVLAASSATIDADSLSVVAFLDTEADDNWSTGQLSRAWREEVGHPTGADTLLFESDVGGPGSGAGLTIRLSAADSASLEKAAKRVAERLADYQPLSDIDSGLENGKRELRLSLTATGRALGLDGSDLAGQLRGPLQGATALKQQQGRNEVEVKVLLPESDRTSLAQLEGLSVLTPDGVEVPLSRVAHIITDTAASTITRINGRRVIDVTANATPPTAVNQVITSLKEEVFPQLRADIPGLNIGFGGRQQETSDNLKSLQTSLLFTLAALYLLLAIPFRSYLQPLLVMAAIPFGLIGAVIGHLLMGYGLSVISLLGMLALSGIVINDALVLIDTANRHRRAGQDPRSAVTAAALRRLRPILLTTLTTFFGLAPMIFETSRQARFMIPMAISIGFGILFATLILLVLVPSLYLLIEDARRTLGMPRRTEADERDTDDHSAQSPDGETPYLESP; the protein is encoded by the coding sequence ATGAGCCAGCCCCCTGATCACCGTCGCATCCGCGGCCCTATCGCCTGGATGCGTGATCACGGCGTAGCCGCCAATCTGCTGATGCTGTGTCTGATCCTCGGCGGCCTGTGGAGCTCGACCCTGATCACCAAGGAGGTCTTCCCACGCTTCACGCTGGAAAACGTCAATGTATCGGTGAGCTACCCGGGCGCGACGCCCGAAGAAGTCGAGCAGAGCCTGCTGCTGGCCATGGAATCGGCCGTGCAGGATGTCGAGGGCACCGACAAGATCACCGCCACCGCCCGAGAAGGCAGCGGCTCGCTGTCGATCGAGCTGCAGGACGGCATCGAGACGATGCGCGCCTATCAGGATATCCAGCAGGCCATCGATGGCCTGACCACCCTGCCCGACGCGGCCGAGGCGCCACGCTATTCGCTCAGCGGTCATTCCCGCTCGGTCATCGAACTGATGCTGCACGGCGACACCGATGCCTTGACACTGCGTGACGTGGGCGAACGGCTGCGCAGCGAACTGCTGTCGGGCGACGGCATCACCAAGGTCGAGCTATCCGGCATTCGGGACCGACAGGTGCAGGTGACCCTCGACCAGACGGCGCTGCGCCGCTACGGCCTCGACCATGGCGACCTGGCAACCCGCATCGGCAACGAGGCCCTGAACCTCGCCGGCGGCAGCCTCGACACCCGGGACGGCGAATACATGGTGCGCTACGAGGCACGCCGCGAGGGCGCCGCGGACTTCGCTCGGCTGCCGGTACTGTCGACCCAGGATGGCAGCGTGATCCGCCTCGGCGATATCGCCACCATCAAGGATGGCTTCGCCGACAGCGACAGCGACAGCGAAGTACTCTACGACGGCCAACCCGCTATCGGTCTGGATATCTATCAGGTCGGCGACCAGACCCCGACCGAACTCTCGGCCGTGACCCGGGAGCTGCTGCCGGCCCTGCGCGCAAGCCTGCCCGAGGGACTCTCGCTGAGCGTCGCCGACGATGACTCGGAGATTTATCAGGACCGCCTGGAACTGCTGCTCAAGAACGCCTGGCTGGGGCTGGCGCTGGTGCTGGTGCTGCTCGGGCTCTTCCTCGAGGCGCGTCTGGCATTCTGGGTCACCCTGGGCATTCCCACCGCCTTTTTGGGCTCTCTGCTGTTTCTGCCGCTGATGGATGTCTCGATCAACATGATCTCGATGTTCGCGTTCATCATCGCGCTAGGCATCGTGGTCGACGACGCCATCATCGTCGGGGAAAACATCCACGCCCACCGGGAGCGCGGCGCTAGCCCCCGGGAGGCGGCGATCCTCGGTGCCCGTGAGATCGCCGTGCCGCTGGCCTTCGCGATTCTCTCCAACATCGTCGCCTTCCTGCCGCTGCTGTTTCTGCCCGGCTTCCTCGGCCTGATCTTCGGCATCATTCCGATGGTAGTGATCTGCATCTTCGCCCTGAGCTGGATCGAAGCGGTGTTCATTCTGCCCGCCCACCTGAGCCATGCGAGTCGCGCGCCAAACCGCCTGCTAGCACCGCTGGACCGACTGCGTCGACGGGTACAGGGCGGCCTCGACCGCTTTACTCAAGGGCCCTTCCGCTCACTGCTGGAACGAAGCCTCGACTACCGCGGCCTGACCGTGGCGCTGGCCATGGCAATGCTGGTCCTGGCGCTCGGTTGGCTGGGCAGTGGCCGACTCGGCTTTACCCTCATGCCGCGGGTAGAATCCCACCAGGCCGGCGTCACCGCCAACCTACCGGCGGGCAGCCCGATCGCCGACGACCGGGCGCTGCGCAACCAGCTGCTGGCCGCCCTCAAACGGGTGGAACAGCGCGACGATGGCCCGGTACTGGCTGCCAGCAGCGCCACCATCGATGCCGATAGCCTCAGCGTAGTGGCCTTCCTCGATACCGAGGCCGACGACAACTGGTCTACCGGCCAACTCAGCCGCGCCTGGCGTGAGGAGGTCGGCCACCCGACCGGCGCCGACACCCTGCTGTTCGAATCCGACGTGGGCGGCCCCGGCAGTGGCGCCGGCCTGACGATACGTCTTTCTGCCGCTGACAGCGCCTCGCTGGAAAAGGCCGCCAAGCGTGTTGCAGAGCGGCTCGCCGACTACCAGCCGCTCTCCGACATCGACAGCGGCCTTGAGAACGGCAAGCGTGAGCTGCGCCTGTCGTTGACCGCCACCGGCCGTGCCCTGGGGCTCGATGGTAGCGACCTGGCGGGCCAGCTGCGCGGCCCCCTGCAAGGCGCTACCGCCCTCAAGCAACAGCAGGGCCGCAATGAGGTCGAGGTCAAGGTATTGCTGCCCGAGAGCGACCGAACCAGCCTCGCCCAGCTCGAGGGGCTCAGCGTGCTGACGCCGGACGGCGTCGAGGTCCCCCTGTCGCGGGTCGCCCACATCATCACCGACACCGCCGCGTCGACCATTACCCGCATCAATGGGCGGCGGGTCATCGACGTCACCGCCAACGCCACTCCGCCGACGGCGGTCAATCAAGTGATCACAAGCCTCAAAGAGGAGGTCTTTCCCCAATTACGCGCCGACATACCCGGACTTAACATTGGCTTTGGCGGTCGACAGCAGGAGACCAGCGACAACTTGAAAAGCCTCCAGACGTCGTTGCTGTTCACCCTCGCCGCGCTCTATCTGCTGCTGGCGATTCCCTTTCGCAGCTACCTGCAGCCGCTGCTGGTAATGGCGGCGATTCCCTTCGGCCTGATAGGCGCGGTGATCGGTCACCTGCTGATGGGCTATGGGTTGTCGGTGATCAGCCTGCTCGGCATGCTGGCGCTATCGGGGATCGTCATCAACGACGCCCTGGTGCTGATCGACACCGCCAACCGGCACCGCCGGGCCGGGCAAGATCCGCGCAGTGCGGTGACCGCGGCCGCCCTGCGCCGGCTGCGCCCGATCCTGCTGACGACGCTCACCACCTTCTTCGGTCTGGCGCCGATGATCTTCGAGACTTCCCGTCAGGCGCGCTTCATGATCCCGATGGCGATCTCGATCGGCTTCGGGATCCTGTTCGCTACCCTGATCCTGCTGGTGCTGGTTCCCTCGCTGTACCTGCTGATCGAGGATGCCCGCCGAACCCTGGGCATGCCTCGGCGCACTGAAGCAGACGAGCGCGATACGGACGACCACAGCGCGCAGTCTCCTGATGGAGAAACCCCATACCTGGAGTCGCCATGA
- a CDS encoding ATP-binding protein, producing MTDDALPAKRRLARPALSVLGLKLFAIILIVNVAISGLVFVGVSRSINNGFIDYLETTQAELVNNLANALGEEWGRNGNWQWLRTDPRGWRELVRRQLWPDGRPPQIGIKRDLARDRDFVLHDENGLPVIGLPPRRDRLPARLEWVPIRYEGRQVGTLGYVPPDQLMEHLDELFLDQQQRNLGIIVASLVLASLLLAGGLSWWLGRRTQSMALATRRLTQGDYGARLTERGRDELSRLSQDFNVLAATLEANRESRQRWVTDIAHELRTPLAVLRGEIEAMQDGIRPLDQDNLDSLSQEVGQLERLVGDLRLLAQSDAGALEVSLAPLDLADSLRGRLDDAKGWIAEHDITLASDIHPPMMIRGDAQRLRQLWSNLIDNTLAYTTAPGQLRVTLERQGQMARLTWEDSAPGVPEAELERLTQRLYRVEGSRSRKSGGSGLGLSIAAALVSAHGGTLHATPSPLGGLCWTIDFPLMPDA from the coding sequence ATGACTGATGACGCTCTGCCTGCAAAACGCCGCCTGGCGCGCCCGGCTCTCTCGGTGCTGGGCCTCAAGCTGTTCGCGATTATCCTGATCGTCAACGTGGCGATTTCCGGGCTGGTCTTCGTCGGCGTGTCGCGAAGCATCAATAACGGCTTCATCGACTATCTAGAGACCACTCAGGCTGAGCTGGTGAATAACCTCGCCAACGCCCTCGGCGAAGAGTGGGGACGCAATGGCAACTGGCAGTGGCTGCGCACCGATCCGCGAGGCTGGCGAGAACTGGTTCGCCGTCAGCTGTGGCCGGATGGCCGACCACCTCAGATCGGCATCAAGCGCGATCTGGCCCGGGACCGGGACTTCGTGCTGCATGACGAGAACGGGCTGCCGGTGATCGGCCTGCCTCCTCGCCGTGACAGACTGCCGGCGAGGCTTGAGTGGGTGCCGATCCGCTATGAGGGTCGCCAAGTCGGCACCCTGGGCTATGTGCCGCCAGACCAACTGATGGAACACTTGGACGAGCTCTTCCTCGATCAGCAGCAGCGCAACCTGGGGATCATCGTCGCCTCACTGGTGTTGGCCTCCCTGCTCCTGGCAGGCGGCTTGTCCTGGTGGCTCGGTCGACGCACCCAGAGCATGGCGCTGGCCACCCGCCGCCTCACCCAGGGCGACTATGGCGCTCGCCTCACCGAACGCGGTCGCGATGAGCTATCGCGCCTCTCCCAGGACTTCAACGTGCTGGCCGCGACCCTCGAAGCCAACCGCGAGTCGCGACAGCGCTGGGTGACGGATATCGCCCACGAGCTACGCACCCCGCTTGCGGTGCTGCGCGGCGAGATCGAGGCCATGCAGGACGGCATCCGCCCGCTGGACCAGGACAATCTGGACTCGCTATCCCAGGAAGTCGGCCAGCTCGAACGCCTGGTCGGCGACCTGCGCTTACTCGCCCAAAGCGATGCCGGGGCCCTGGAGGTCTCGCTGGCCCCTCTGGACCTGGCCGACAGCCTCAGGGGGCGCCTGGACGATGCCAAGGGCTGGATCGCCGAGCACGACATCACCCTTGCAAGCGACATCCACCCCCCCATGATGATTCGCGGCGATGCCCAGCGGCTGCGCCAGCTGTGGAGCAACCTGATCGATAACACCCTGGCCTACACCACGGCGCCGGGACAGCTTCGGGTCACACTAGAGAGGCAAGGCCAGATGGCACGTCTGACCTGGGAAGACAGCGCACCCGGCGTGCCGGAGGCGGAACTTGAGCGGCTTACCCAGCGGCTCTATCGCGTTGAAGGGTCCCGCAGCCGCAAGAGCGGCGGCTCGGGACTCGGACTCTCGATCGCCGCGGCGCTGGTCAGCGCCCACGGTGGGACCCTGCATGCCACGCCTTCCCCCCTTGGCGGGCTATGCTGGACCATCGACTTTCCCCTGATGCCTGACGCCTAA
- a CDS encoding response regulator, producing the protein MTEASPSRILIVEDEPKIARLIGDYLTGSGYMPHHLDHGDEVMPWLNDQQPDLVLLDLMLPGTDGLVLCRQIRDRWPQLPVIMLTARVEEVDRLLGLELGADDYICKPFSPREVVARIKAVLRRSQALPQDRPGAPGTQGALVLNEDGWQALADGQDLALTAVEYKLLKVMMDAQGRIFSRDQLMDHMYRDHRIVSERTVDSHIKKLRKKIAGVWPEREVIRSIYGVGYKYEPEPLD; encoded by the coding sequence ATGACTGAGGCTTCCCCCAGCCGCATCCTGATCGTCGAAGACGAACCCAAGATCGCCCGCCTGATCGGCGACTACCTTACCGGCAGCGGCTACATGCCACACCACCTGGACCATGGCGATGAGGTCATGCCCTGGCTCAACGATCAGCAGCCCGACCTGGTACTGCTCGACCTGATGCTGCCCGGCACCGACGGCCTGGTGCTGTGCCGCCAGATCCGCGATCGCTGGCCGCAGCTGCCGGTGATCATGCTGACCGCCCGCGTCGAGGAGGTCGACCGCCTGCTGGGCCTCGAGCTCGGCGCCGACGACTACATCTGCAAGCCCTTCAGCCCTCGCGAAGTGGTCGCCCGCATCAAGGCGGTGCTGCGGCGCAGCCAGGCCCTGCCGCAGGACAGACCCGGCGCCCCCGGAACTCAAGGTGCACTGGTGCTCAACGAGGATGGCTGGCAGGCGCTGGCCGACGGCCAGGACCTAGCCCTGACCGCCGTCGAATACAAGCTCCTCAAGGTGATGATGGATGCCCAGGGGCGCATCTTCTCCCGCGACCAGCTGATGGATCACATGTATCGCGACCATCGCATCGTGTCCGAGCGCACCGTGGATTCCCACATCAAGAAGCTCAGGAAGAAGATTGCCGGTGTCTGGCCCGAGCGTGAGGTGATCCGCTCGATCTATGGCGTGGGTTACAAGTACGAGCCCGAGCCCTTGGACTGA
- a CDS encoding Spy/CpxP family protein refolding chaperone: MNPFKRHLLAISLVSSLALPLTAIAGMPSNTPKEMGPHQGPRLEMMAELDLTDEQRNALQETRQTFRQEHQALREQERTAIDDILTEEQRASLSATLERHQGAARHDQRQARQQVRLDALLDSWSLSDEDRATLNDARQALMDKMRALHDATYDSREEKRAAIEALRQEHQAALADVLNEAQRHALVVFMMPHHDKLSRDHLGGEGGEHRHERHGEHKGSYQGEPQQSAEANGNG; the protein is encoded by the coding sequence ATGAACCCTTTCAAACGCCACCTGCTCGCTATCAGCCTGGTCTCAAGCCTCGCCCTGCCGCTGACCGCCATCGCCGGCATGCCATCGAATACGCCCAAAGAGATGGGCCCGCATCAGGGGCCGCGCCTGGAAATGATGGCAGAGCTCGACCTGACCGATGAGCAGCGCAATGCCCTGCAGGAGACACGTCAAACCTTCCGGCAAGAGCACCAGGCACTGCGCGAGCAAGAACGCACCGCCATTGACGACATCCTCACCGAGGAGCAGCGCGCCAGCCTGTCGGCAACCCTTGAGCGGCATCAAGGTGCAGCGCGCCATGATCAGCGCCAGGCGCGTCAGCAAGTAAGGCTTGATGCACTGCTCGACAGCTGGTCACTAAGCGATGAAGATCGCGCTACGCTGAACGACGCACGCCAGGCCTTGATGGACAAGATGCGTGCCCTGCACGATGCGACATACGACAGCCGCGAGGAAAAGCGTGCCGCCATCGAGGCCCTGCGCCAGGAACATCAAGCGGCGCTGGCCGACGTACTCAACGAAGCACAGCGTCACGCTCTGGTCGTATTCATGATGCCCCACCACGACAAGCTCTCGCGCGACCACCTTGGTGGCGAAGGAGGTGAGCATCGTCATGAGCGGCATGGTGAACACAAAGGCAGCTACCAGGGAGAACCCCAGCAGTCCGCCGAGGCCAACGGCAACGGCTGA
- the betT gene encoding choline BCCT transporter BetT — MKATERRDRLNPVVFMGSAAGILLFLIFTMTFTEKAGAIFNAGLAWINDTFGWYYMLAAVAYLVFVVVIGFSRAGSIRLGPDHSRPEFSLVSWASMLFAAGIGIDLLFFCVAEPLSHYLTPPDLAPESAAALRQAVPQTFFHWGLTGWGMYVLMGMALAYFSYRHRLPLAIRSALYPLLGNRINGPIGNAVDITAVISTVFGIATSLGIGVIQLNYGLTFLFDVPESLTTQIILIVLVVILATISVVTGVEKGIRRLSEFNMLLATALLLFVLFQGQTLHLLDALVLNAGDYLSGFLAKSFDTYAFAGEDAQQWMGWWTIFFWGWWIAWTPFVGLFLARISRGRTIREFVTGALLIPLGFMMAWMSIFGNSGIDMVANQGLVELGQQALNSPQTTIYTFLEQYPYIGITASVVTVLGVVFFVTSADSGALVLANFTTILSDVNHDAPIRLRIFWSAVIGLITIALLMAGGLDALQSAVVITALPFSLVIFAIMAGLTRALRLETHKADARQQVGSGAVQGDWRERLDRALDTSNRAGTAATIEHAIRPALTQLAEELKSRGQAAYVSETQIDGEPLPRVTLQVDLEEAPSFVYEVRSQRLRTPSFLQVDDDYYLRLDVYLAEGALGQDLNGCTRNQVVHDVLAEYERHLQFLSTAGEAGAVPAMPGSIGDMETMPSAN; from the coding sequence ATGAAAGCCACCGAACGACGAGATCGCCTCAACCCCGTCGTCTTTATGGGGTCAGCAGCCGGCATCCTGCTGTTCCTGATCTTCACCATGACCTTCACCGAAAAGGCCGGCGCCATCTTTAACGCGGGCCTGGCATGGATCAACGATACCTTCGGCTGGTATTACATGCTGGCCGCCGTGGCCTATCTGGTCTTCGTGGTAGTGATCGGCTTTTCACGGGCCGGCTCGATCCGCCTGGGCCCTGACCACTCGCGCCCGGAATTTTCGCTGGTCTCCTGGGCATCCATGCTGTTCGCCGCGGGCATCGGCATCGATCTGCTGTTCTTCTGCGTAGCCGAGCCGCTGTCGCACTATCTCACGCCGCCCGACCTGGCGCCCGAGAGTGCCGCTGCATTACGTCAAGCCGTTCCCCAGACTTTCTTCCACTGGGGCCTGACCGGCTGGGGCATGTATGTGCTGATGGGCATGGCACTGGCCTACTTCAGCTATCGCCATCGCCTACCGCTGGCCATCCGCAGCGCGCTTTATCCGCTGCTCGGCAACCGCATCAATGGTCCGATCGGTAACGCGGTCGACATCACCGCCGTGATTTCCACGGTATTCGGTATCGCCACCAGCCTCGGCATCGGCGTCATCCAGCTCAACTACGGCCTGACCTTCCTGTTCGACGTGCCGGAGAGCCTGACCACCCAGATCATTCTGATCGTGCTGGTCGTGATCCTCGCTACCATCTCCGTGGTAACCGGCGTCGAGAAGGGTATCCGTCGCCTGTCCGAGTTCAACATGCTGTTGGCCACTGCGCTGCTGCTGTTCGTGCTCTTCCAGGGCCAGACCCTGCACCTGCTCGACGCGCTGGTGCTGAATGCCGGTGACTACCTGAGTGGCTTCCTTGCCAAGAGCTTCGACACCTACGCCTTTGCCGGCGAAGATGCCCAGCAGTGGATGGGCTGGTGGACGATCTTCTTCTGGGGCTGGTGGATCGCCTGGACGCCGTTCGTCGGCCTGTTCCTGGCACGCATCTCCCGTGGTCGTACTATCCGTGAATTCGTCACCGGTGCCCTACTGATCCCGCTCGGCTTCATGATGGCCTGGATGTCGATCTTCGGTAACAGCGGTATCGATATGGTCGCCAACCAGGGGCTGGTGGAACTCGGTCAACAGGCCCTGAACAGCCCGCAGACCACCATCTATACCTTCCTCGAGCAGTATCCGTACATCGGCATCACCGCCTCGGTGGTCACCGTGCTGGGCGTGGTGTTCTTCGTCACCTCCGCCGACTCCGGCGCTCTGGTGCTGGCGAACTTCACCACCATCCTGTCGGACGTGAACCACGATGCGCCGATCCGCCTGCGTATCTTCTGGTCCGCGGTCATCGGCCTGATCACCATCGCCCTGCTGATGGCCGGCGGTCTCGATGCACTGCAGAGTGCCGTGGTGATCACCGCCCTGCCCTTCTCACTGGTGATCTTCGCCATCATGGCCGGCCTGACCCGTGCCCTGCGTCTGGAGACCCACAAGGCCGACGCCCGCCAGCAGGTTGGCAGTGGCGCCGTTCAGGGCGACTGGCGCGAGCGCCTCGACCGGGCACTGGACACCTCGAACCGGGCTGGTACCGCGGCAACCATTGAGCACGCCATTCGTCCGGCGCTGACTCAGCTCGCCGAAGAGCTCAAGAGCCGTGGCCAGGCCGCTTACGTCAGCGAGACTCAGATCGATGGCGAACCGCTGCCGCGTGTGACCCTGCAGGTCGACCTCGAAGAAGCGCCGAGCTTCGTCTACGAGGTTCGCTCCCAGCGCCTGCGCACGCCGAGCTTCCTCCAGGTGGACGACGACTACTACCTGCGCCTGGACGTCTATCTGGCCGAAGGTGCCCTGGGACAGGATCTCAACGGCTGCACCCGCAATCAGGTAGTGCATGACGTGCTCGCCGAGTACGAGCGCCACCTGCAGTTCCTGAGCACGGCCGGAGAAGCCGGTGCTGTGCCGGCCATGCCGGGCTCGATCGGCGACATGGAGACCATGCCCAGCGCCAATTAA
- a CDS encoding periplasmic heavy metal sensor — translation MKRQERRRWTPCLLALASAPVLVVALGVGSAFGHGGGEGVRDDGTESVHHGMMGGGYGQGYRQGHGEGHGEGHGMGPGMMGGRQGDQDGGYYGGRHGDMMDDMGPGLGMGPGMMSGMPGGIFFDGLSAEQVKQVRELLRAHRSAQFARMEEMAELRLDLSLLLQDPRPDPDQARTLNQRLAELHGAMLEERLRLHNALQDLLTAEQREQRGLPDS, via the coding sequence ATGAAACGACAAGAGCGGCGCCGCTGGACGCCCTGCCTGCTGGCACTTGCATCAGCACCAGTACTTGTAGTGGCGCTGGGCGTGGGCAGTGCGTTTGGTCATGGCGGGGGAGAGGGTGTGCGAGATGATGGGACAGAGAGCGTGCACCACGGCATGATGGGCGGAGGTTATGGCCAAGGGTATCGCCAAGGTCATGGCGAAGGTCATGGCGAAGGTCATGGCATGGGGCCCGGCATGATGGGCGGTCGTCAAGGTGACCAAGACGGCGGTTACTATGGCGGCCGGCATGGCGACATGATGGATGACATGGGGCCGGGGCTTGGTATGGGTCCCGGTATGATGTCTGGCATGCCGGGGGGCATCTTCTTCGATGGTTTGAGCGCCGAGCAGGTGAAACAGGTTCGCGAGCTGCTGCGCGCGCATCGCAGCGCCCAGTTCGCGCGCATGGAGGAAATGGCCGAATTGCGTCTGGACCTGAGTTTACTGCTGCAGGATCCTCGCCCTGATCCCGACCAGGCCCGGACCCTGAACCAGCGGCTGGCCGAGCTGCACGGGGCCATGCTTGAGGAGCGGCTGCGGTTGCACAATGCCCTGCAGGACCTGCTGACGGCCGAGCAGCGCGAGCAACGGGGTCTGCCAGATTCCTGA